The genomic interval ATCCGCGCGGCAAGGACCTCAGCCACTGGGAGCGCAACGTCGAGCTGTCCTACCTGGTGCAGTCCGGGCCAGCCAGGGACCTGCTGCTGCGGGTGCGCCAGTCTACCCATCGGGGGGACACCGGCTACCGCTATCCCGATCACGACGAGGTACGCCTGATCGCCGAATACCCGCTGAGCGTCTTCTGAGACGGACGCGAGCGTTTCTTCACTGCTTCGAGAGGAGATTCATCATGCTCGATGGAAAGGTTGCCGTCGTCACCGGCGGCGGTTCCGGGATAGGCGAGGCGATTGTCCGGCTGTTCGTGGCCGAGGGCGCCCGGGTGGTGATCGGCGATATCGACGCGTCGGCGGCGGCATTGGCTGCCGAACTCGGCGAGGCGGCGATTTTCGTGCGCGCCGACGTGACCTGCGAGGAAAGCGTTGCGGCCCTGATGCAGGCGGCGGTGGACGGTTTCGGCCGGCTCGACATCCTGGTAGCCAACGCGGGAATTCCGGAAAAGAAGGCGCCGGTGCACCAGCTCGACCTCGCGAACTGGCAGCGGGTGATCGACATCGACCTGACCGGGGTCGCCCTGTGCAACAAGCACGCTGCCACCCGGATGCTGGAAGGCGGCGGCGGGGCCATCGTCAACATGGCCTCGATCCTGGCGCACGTGGGGCAGGAGAACAGCACGGCCTATTCGGCGGCCAAGGCCGCGGTGGTCAACTTCACCCGCTCGGTCGCCCTGACCTACGCCCGCCAGGGCATCCGCGCCAACAGCGTGTCGCCGGGCTATATCGACACGCCCCTGCTGGCCCGGCTGCCGCAGGCGACCCGGGAGGCGATCCTGGCCAGACAGCCGGTCGGCCGCCTGGCCCAGCCGCTGGAGATCGCCCAGGGCCAGCGACCGGGCCTCGATCGTGACCGGTGCCTGTCTCCAGGCAGACGGTGGCTATACTGCGATCTGACGGAACGGCACGTGGGGATGGGGGAGGTTCCGTCTAGAATGGCCGTCTTTCGTAACAGGACGGGCTGACAATCAAATGAAGGGAGTTCTCTCCTATGTCCACCTCGACTCCTATTCGGCGTGTGGCCGGCACCTTGGCCGCGCTGCAGCTGCTGATGTGCACCCAGATTCCCATGGCCCAGGCGGCGATGATCGGCACGCCGGAGGTAGTCGCTGCGGAACAGCACCAGGTCGATCGCCAGCAGTTGCTGCAGATGCTCGAGAATCAGGAAGTCCGGAAGAAGCTGGAAGCCCTGGGCGTCGACCGGCAGCAGGTCGAGCAGCGGATCGGCAGCCTCACCAGCGCCGAACTGGCGGAGTTCAACCGGCAGCTCGCCGAAGCGCCGGCCGGGGGCAATGTGCTGGGCATCATCGTACTGTTCCTGGTGATCTTCATCATCACCGACATGCTCTGCGCCACGGACGTCTACACCTTCGTTCGCTGCATCAACCGCTAGGCCGGCGCCTGCGGACGTTCCTGCTGTTCGGGATGCTGGCCCTGCTCGTGGCCTGTGCGCGCGCTCCCGTGTTGCCCGCGGAAACCGCGCGCCTGCCCGAGCGGGTCGAGCTGACTGGCGTGCCTTTCTATCCGCAGAGCGCCTATCAGTGCGGGCCGGCGGCGCTGGCGACCATGCTCAGCCAGCGGGGCCTGGATACTTCGCCGGGGCTGCTCAAGGACCAGGTGTATCTGCCCGGTCGCAAGGGCAGCCTGCAGGTGGAGATGGTGGCCGCCGCGCGTCGCCACGGAATGCTGGTCTATCCGTTGGCGCCCCGGCTCGAGAGCGTCCTGGCCGAGGTGTCCGCCGGCAACCCGGTGCTGGTGCTGCAGAACCTCGCGCTGGACTGGTGGCCGAGCTGGCATTTCGCAGTGGTGGTGGGCTACGACCGTCGCGAGCAGCAGCTCATCCTGCGCTCGGGAACCACACGCCGCCTGACGATCGACTTCGCCACCTTCGACCGGACCTGGGCGAAGGGCGGACGCTGGGCCGTGCTGACGCTGCCCGCCAACCGGCTGCCGGCAACTGCGCAGGCACAGCCCTGGCTGAAGGCCGCCAGCGATCTGGAGGAAACCGGGCAGGGCGATGCGGCGCAGCAGGCCTACCGCACGGCGGTGACGCGCTGGCCGGAAGCCTCCGTCGGCTGGTTTGCCCTGGCCAACAGTCGCCATGCCCAGGGCAATCGGCTGGGCGCCGAGGAGGCGTTGCGGGAAAGCCTGAGGCGTGACCCGCGGCTCGCCGCCGGCTGGTTCAATCTGTCCGAGGTCCTCGCCGAGCGCGGCTGCCCGGCAGTGGCCAGCCAGGCCCGCAGCTGCGCCCGGCAGCTGGCGCCGAACGACGCCCGCTTCGCCACGG from Azotobacter salinestris carries:
- a CDS encoding PA2779 family protein codes for the protein MSTSTPIRRVAGTLAALQLLMCTQIPMAQAAMIGTPEVVAAEQHQVDRQQLLQMLENQEVRKKLEALGVDRQQVEQRIGSLTSAELAEFNRQLAEAPAGGNVLGIIVLFLVIFIITDMLCATDVYTFVRCINR
- a CDS encoding SDR family NAD(P)-dependent oxidoreductase translates to MLDGKVAVVTGGGSGIGEAIVRLFVAEGARVVIGDIDASAAALAAELGEAAIFVRADVTCEESVAALMQAAVDGFGRLDILVANAGIPEKKAPVHQLDLANWQRVIDIDLTGVALCNKHAATRMLEGGGGAIVNMASILAHVGQENSTAYSAAKAAVVNFTRSVALTYARQGIRANSVSPGYIDTPLLARLPQATREAILARQPVGRLAQPLEIAQGQRPGLDRDRCLSPGRRWLYCDLTERHVGMGEVPSRMAVFRNRTG
- a CDS encoding PA2778 family cysteine peptidase, which produces MLALLVACARAPVLPAETARLPERVELTGVPFYPQSAYQCGPAALATMLSQRGLDTSPGLLKDQVYLPGRKGSLQVEMVAAARRHGMLVYPLAPRLESVLAEVSAGNPVLVLQNLALDWWPSWHFAVVVGYDRREQQLILRSGTTRRLTIDFATFDRTWAKGGRWAVLTLPANRLPATAQAQPWLKAASDLEETGQGDAAQQAYRTAVTRWPEASVGWFALANSRHAQGNRLGAEEALRESLRRDPRLAAGWFNLSEVLAERGCPAVASQARSCARQLAPNDARFATELPPARGGGASCAPVPACPSS